Proteins encoded together in one Triticum dicoccoides isolate Atlit2015 ecotype Zavitan chromosome 7B, WEW_v2.0, whole genome shotgun sequence window:
- the LOC119341706 gene encoding uncharacterized protein LOC119341706: protein MLKFLSRVVVEYNPLDPRKAAAVELLAQCNGRKAKDSNPTCSVELRRLPSPAAADDPKAQPPPRVLVTYLNGAEEAFVAADGATAQGMREQILARGRLLETEQLFREAGEKWPVVIPEEELGMSFPGIKPKKAEEKPQAA, encoded by the exons ATGCTCAAGTTCCTGTCCAGGGTGGTGGTGGAGTACAACCCTCTGGACCCGCGCAAGGCGGCGGCCGTGGAGCTCCTCGCGCAGTGCAACGGCCGCAAGGCCAAGGACTCAAACCCCACCTGCTCCGTCGAGCTGCGGCGCCTGCCCTCCCCGGCCGCGGCCGACgaccccaaggcccagccgcccccgcGCGTCCTCGTCACCTACCTCAACGGCGCCGAGGAGGCCTTCGTCGCCGCCGACGGCGCCACCGCGCAGGGCATGCGCGAGCAGATCCTCGCCCGCGGCCGCCTCCTCGAGACCGAGCAGCTCTTCCGCGAGGCCGGGGAGAAGTGGCCCGTCGTCATCcccgaggaggagctcggcatgTCATTCCCCGGTATCAAG CCAAAGAAAGCCGAGGAGAAGCCCCAGGCTGCCTGA